From a region of the Pyrenophora tritici-repentis strain M4 chromosome Unknown M4_contig_00023, whole genome shotgun sequence genome:
- a CDS encoding PRP38-assoc multi-domain protein: MDKNAIVKHTRPWQQMLMFFARTQKEHGWKSPKYRFTRRQREAWEVLIEQAKRSIEGDEEDEAEDMDEEREELDEEMMDDIDEAIEVAEEEPGQGEGPEPKKLSKIQKACLEFCIALLNHRITRREYDSPLVCALAVLGVKEDGWKGPEQYPPILSAVIKIARFMVVQKGLEMSGPEEDSGDETDDDLDDSAYESGPSQRRRPKGCLQLVQKMMDRFMVRGSHSPMQWMLDLRTYGLKIHYNTTTRGHVEWTNGDEQTPQQSIGSA, translated from the coding sequence ATGGACAAGAACGCCATTGTCAAGCACACACGACCGTGGCAGCAGATGTTAATGTTTTTTGCACGCACACAGAAAGAGCACGGGTGGAAGAGCCCCAAGTATCGGTTTACGCGCCGGCAGCGAGAGGCATGGGAGGTGTTAATCGAACAGGCAAAGCGGAGCATAGagggagacgaagaagatgaagccgaggatatggacgaagagagagaagagctggacgaggagatgatggacgacatagacgaggcgatagaggtagctgaggaagagccaggtcagggagaaggccccgagcctaagaagttgtctaagatacagaaagcgtgtttggagttttgcattgcattacttaaccaccgcatcacccgtagagagtatgacagcccgctggtgtgcgcgttggcggtgctgggcgtcaaggaggacggatggaaggggccggagcagtacccgccgatattatcggcggtgatcaagatcgctcggtttatggtcgtgcagaagggactagaaatgtcagggcccgaggaggatagcggcgatgagacagacgacgacttagatgacagcgcgtacgagagcgggccaagccagcgacggcgtcccaaggggtgtttgcagttagtgcagaagatgatggaccggttcatggtgcgcggcagccatagccccatgcagtggatgttggatttgcggacgtatggattgaagatccattacaacactacaacccgcgggcatgtagagtggacgaacggcgacgagcagactccgcaacaatcaatcggatcggcatga
- a CDS encoding ComEC, membrane metal-binding protein, which yields MLVITPTATTTPVFTAASTNIATAAPTLPILAIHSVLAALAIPAAPAVLAAPALANYAPTISALTALTPAAFTLNAPTPTVTALIAATLNALALTAIALATLAILATTTLLPLLLLLFLLLLLLRLLLLRPALATLTPTALTPPHSAILPITASALATSSISTIPVLLAALAFPAVPAVSTALFCPLPPTPPPPAVTAVSAAATAPLVAALTTLATFAFLAALNIFAINPTASVLAAPDTLTISTVLTLSLVLVTCTALNILITTPTTPAPVAASAPAILAAYNILTSTSYLLQLIYTSGYCYCYCYSPTFAILATLTVLTILAVLTILAVLIILAASAVLTILAVLVVLAASAVLTILAVLVVLAASAVLTILAVLVVLAASAVLSTLTALTILAVPAVLAIATINLIVNSLAVRPFLALPLLLLLSSQSSQSP from the exons atgctcgttattactcctacggctactactacacctgtgtttactgccgcttctacaaatatcgccactgcggcccctacgcttcctattcttgctatccactccgtccttgctgctctcgccattccagctgctcctgctgtcctcgctgctcctgctctcgctaattacgctcctactatttccgcccttactgctcttactcctgcagcttttactcttaatgcgcctactcctacggttactgctcttattgctgctactcttaatgctctagctctcactgctattgctctcgctactctcgctattcttgctactactact ctcctacccttgctactcctgctattcttactgctcctgctcctacggctcttacttctacgtcctgctcttgctactcttactcctaccgctcttactcctccgcattccgcaatcctccctattactgcttctgctctcgccacttcctctatctctactatccccgtccttcttgctgctctcgctttccccgctgttcccgctgtctctactgctctcttctgccccttacctcctacgcctcctccacctgcggtaactgcggtttcggcggccgctaccgctcctcttgtcgctgctcttactaccctcgctactttcgctttccttgctgctcttaatatcttcgctatcaatcctacggcttctgttctcgctgctcctgatactcttactatctctactgtccttactttgtcccttgtccttgtaacttgcactgctcttaatattcttattactactcctactacccctgcacctgttgccgcttctgcccctgctatccttgctgcttataatatccttacttctacctcttacctcttacagcttatatacacctccggctactgctattgctactgctactctcctactttcgctatcctcgctactcttactgtccttactatcctcgctgttcttactatcctcgctgtcctcattatcctcgctgcttccgctgtccttacaatcctcgctgtcctcgttgtcctcgctgcttccgctgtccttacaatcctcgctgtcctcgttgtcctcgctgcttccgctgtccttacaatcctcgctgtcctcgttgtcctcgctgcttccgctgtcctttctacccttactgcccttactatcctcgctgttcccgctgtccttgcaatcgctacaattaacttaatagttaattcccttgccgttcgcccctttcttgcgctgcccttgttgctcttactgtcctcgcaatcatcgcaatcaccttaa